The sequence CTGGCTCGCGAGCAGCCCGGTCCAGCGGGTATGCGTCTTCGCGGATTGCGGATCATCAAGCAATGCCGAGATTGGGGTGGGCCTTTCCGGCAGATCGTCCAAGTTTGTGGCTCCCGTGTGAGGCAGGATCAGGCGACGGAGATGGCCCCGGTGATGAGGCCGGTCACTTCTTCCGGAGAAGACGCTTCGGTCTTCTTGTCCGCGACCTTGCGCCCACGGCGCATGACGACCACGCGGTGGGCGACGGCGAAAACGTCAGGCATGCGATGGCTGATGAGAATGACTGCGATGCCATGTTCGGACAGGCGTTGGATGAGGTCGAGCACCTCCGCCACCTGCCGGACGCTAATCGATGCCGTCGGCTCGTCCATGATGACGAGCCGCGCCTCGGAGAGGCGCGTGCGAGCGATCGCCACAGCCTGTCGCTGACCGCCCGACATTTGTCGGACGAGATCACGGGGGCGCGTCTCGGATTTCAGTTCTTTGAAGAGTTCGCCGGCGCGCCGATACATGGTCGCGTGATCGAGAATGCGGATGGGCCCGAAACCGAGCCGCGGCTCACGGCCGAGGAAGACATTGGCGGCCGCCGTGAGGTTGTCGCAGAGTGCGAGGTCCTGATAGACCACTTCGATTCCTTGGGCGCGGGCGTCGACCGGTTTGCCGAAATGCACCTGCTTACCGTCGATGAGGATTTCGCCGTGCGAGGGGGGAAAGTTGCCGGCGATGACCTTCACCAGCGTCGATTTCCCGGCCCCGTTGTCGCCCATGAGCCCGACCACCTGGCCCGGCTCCAGACTGAAGGTCATGTCGGTCAGGGCGTGAATGGCGCCGAAGTGCTTGGAGACGCCTCTGAGCTCCAGAAGACTCATGAATTGTCGCGCTCGCTCCTGTGGAGCCGCCCATTTCTTCGGCCGGGCGACTGGTAGGCATGCTAACTAGCCCTTTTTTTATAGCACAAAGGCGGGTTTGGCGAGCCTCGTTCTGTCACTGGGCTCATCTGCGGCCCAAATGGTGGGCACGCGTCGAGATCAGGGCGGCTCGCCGGTCACCCAGCCGGCGATGACCGTCATGACTTCCTTCGCTGGCATGATTCGCGCCGTGCTTCAGGGGGGCTCATTTGCAGTCGATACTGTATGCATGTACAGTATTGTATGTATTTGGACCGTGAGCGAATGCAAACGCTTCTGACGCCCGCGTCCGCGCTCGACGCATCCACGCTTTCCAGACGCGTTGGCACGCGCACTATTGAACGGAGATTCATCCCTATGCCGGCTTCACCCCGTCAGGAACGACATGCCTGAACAACTCTGGTTGCCCGGTCTCGAGGCGCCGCCAACGCCGACTGACGGGCTCTTTTTCGCGGTCTTTCCCGACACGAATACGGCGGCCAGCATCGCCAAACTCGCGCAGCAGCTTTGCGCGGAGACGCGCTCGAAGAGCAAACCGCTCGCGGCCAACCGTTTGCATGTCACGTTGCTGCATCTTGGGAATTTCGCCGGTGGGTTGCCGCAAGCACGTGTTGATGCGGCGATGCGCGCGGCCACATCGATCAGCATGAAGCCTTTTACCGTTGAGCTTGACAACGTGATGAGCTTCGCGTCGAAGCCGCGGCCAGGGCCGTTGGTGTTGGGAGGCGGCGAGGGCGCCGGCGGGCTTCATGCGCTTCACGACGCGCTTGGGTTGGCATTGCAGGACGCAGGCTTTGGCGATCGCGCGGTGACGCCAAGCGTACCGTACACCCCGCACGTCACACTCGCTTATGGCATGCCCTGGATGGCCACCCGTCCCATCGAGTCTGTCTGCTGGAACGTGCGCGAGTTTGCGTTGATGCACAGCTTGCTCGGGCGTACCCGGCATATCGCGCTGGCCCGATGGCCCTTGGTTGGCACGCAGTGATGCCTCAGGGCAGGGATCGGGCCGGGATGCTGTCAATGTGTTGAAGCGCTGGCATCTAGAATCGCATGCCAGTCGAACAACCGCCGGCAAAGCCACCGCTGCTTCCGCCTGCGCCGCCGCAAAATACGCCGCAGCCGGACAGCGCGATGGACATCGTTACAACTGCGAACGTTGTACGGAGACAGGTTCTGAAAGTGCGCTGCCCCGAACGCGCAGGGAATGCAGCCAGTCCGGGACTGTTGCTCCTGGCACAAGCAGAACCTGAGTTGTCAAAGCGGTGGTCGATCATTCCGAATTGCATCACGTAATTGGGCTCGGTAAGCGATGAATGAGGGAGCGCGCGGCGTCGCCCGTTGAAAGATTGTTGTTAGCTTTCGCCCGCAGAAAGCGGCACGGCCGAGAACCCCTCAGCCTAGCCCGCACCATGCTTCCCTCAAATACGCAAAATCTGAAAACCAGGGGGATCCGTCGGTCAGACAACCCGAATCGTCTTGCGCTCCCTGATAGAATGCCTGAGCCGCAACGTAGTGGACTGCAGATGAGATTGCTTGATGCGTTAGTCGAACAGCGTATTGCCGCCGCAGCCGCGCGCGGTGAGTTCGATGATTTGCCGGGCGCGGGCGCGCCGCTGCCTCTGGAGGACGATGCACTGGTCCCTGAGGAAGTGCGCGTCGCCAACCGGATTTTGAAAAATGCGGGCTTCGTGCCGCCGGCTGTCGAACAGCTGCGCGCCTTGCGCGACCTGCAAGCGGAGCTGAATGCCGTGAGCGACCCTGCCACCCGCTGCCGTCTCCAGGCGCGCATGCTGGCGCTCGACATGGCACTCGAATCCCTGCGCGGCGGCCCGCTGGTCCTGCCGCGCGAATACTGCCGGCGCATTGCCGAGCGGCTGTCGGAACGCGCCGGCAACCTCGGTATGGCCGACGCGGGTTCGCAGTGAGCGAGCCGCTTGCCCGCTCTGTCGCGCTAGGTCCGGAGTCTGTCGCGTCCGGCGAATCCGCCGAGGCGGCGACATGGCCGGCTGCTCCGGCCGGATCCGCTAATCCCGACGCCCCAGCACCCGCGGCAGGTGATTCAACGCCAATGGCTGTCGCCACTACGCTGATCGACACCCCCGCGCAAGACGAATCGCCCGCACCGCCTGTCTCGGAGCGCGATCGCCGCTACATGGCGCTTGCCCAAGCTGCCGCCGAAGAAGCCCGCGCAGCCGGCGAAGTGCCGGTTGGTGCTGTGCTCGTGCGGGGCGATGAAGTCATCGCCAAAGGATTCAACCATCCGATCGGTGCTCACGATCCGTCGGCGCATGCGGAAATGATCGCATTGCGCGCAGCCGCGCAAGCCGTCGAAAACTATCGTTTGCCAGGCTGCGAACTCTATGTGACGCTTGAACCTTGCCTGATGTGCGCTGGTGCGATCATGCACGCACGCATCGCCCGCGTCGTGTTCGGGGCGCGCGATCCGAAAACCGGCGCGTGCGGCAGTGTTGTCGATGCATTCGCGAATCCGCAGTTGAATCACCACACCACGGTGACCGGCGGCGTGCTCGAAACCGAATGCGGCGCCGCGCTTAAATCGTTCTTTGCCGAGCGGCGGCGCGCCAGCCGTGAAGCGCGCGCGGCGGCACGGGGCGAAGCGCAGGTCGTAGCAGGTGGCGAAACACGCCCTGACGCGCATGTCGAAGCACGCAGCGAAACACGCGTTGAGGCACCCCCCGACGCACCCGTCGAAACACGCAGCGAACCAGGGCCGGCCGAGCCGCTCTAAAACCAAAACAACCAACAGGTCTCGCCAATGACCGTCCATCGCACCATTGAACTGATCGCGCCGTCCGGCTATCCGCATGATGCCGAGGTGCTGCATCGCGCGTTGCACCGCTTGCATGCGCAGGGGCATCGCGTCGAGGGTATGGAGGCGACAAAGCGCCGTTACCAGCGTTTCGCCGGCACCGACGGCGAGCGTGCGGCCGATCTGAACCGGCTGGCCGACCCCTCGCGCGCGTTGCCCGATATCGTGCTGGCCGTACGGGGCGGCTACGGCGCGGCGCGCATCCTGCACGGACTCGACTACGAAGGGCTGCAACGGCGGCTGACCGGTCAACCGGTCGCGCTGGTGGGCCATAGCGATTTCACCGCGATACAGCTTGCTTTGCTGGCACGCGCCGGCGTGAAAACTTTCGGCGGCCCGATGTTGATGAGCGACTTCGGCGCGGAAGATCTGAGCGAATTCACCATGCAGCACTTCTGGTCCGCGCTGACCAAGCCGACCATCACGGTGACGAGCACTGCGCCGCAAGCGCAGACTGCCGACGTGTCGGGCACGTTGTGGGGCGGCAATCTGGCGGTGCTGACGTCGCTGATCGGCACGCCGTATATGCCGCCGGTGCAGGGCGGCATTCTGTTCGTCGAAGATGTCAACGAGCAGCCGTTCCGGGTCGAGCGGATGCTTTATCAATTGCACCTGGCGGGCATCCTCGCGCAGCAGCAGGCGCTTGTGCTTGGCGATTTCTCCGGCGGCAAATCGTACGAGTACGACAACGGCTACGATCTGCACGCGGTGATCGAGCAGGTGAGGTCGGTGATCGGGATTCCGGTCATCACCGGCCTGCAATTCGGCCATGTTCCCAACATGCTGACGCTGCCGGTCGGCGCGGATGCGCACCTCGTCTCCGACGCACACGGGTTCAAACTGACGTTGTCGGGTTATCCGACCCTCGCCTGAAATCGCGCGAGGCAGGGAAGCGGGCGTTTGCCCGCTTTATTTTTTAATAAATAACGCAACTAACGGTCTGTAGTTTGAGGCAACCGCAAGCAGGCCAGCGCCGTGAAGGTCCTCCATTTTGTTGACAAAAGGCGTCACCAATAGACGACCCTCCCATACTTTAATTAAACTAGTAGTGAAGTAGCACAAGGCCTACGTGGCGTCTTCACTAGCCCGTAGCCCGGCCCCACCATTCAGATTGTCGAAATTCCAATCAAAAATTGTTGACAATCTTTATGTCCGTCCTATGATGACAAACATACCGAGACACACATCATGTCCGACACAGACTCCGCTGCCGCGAATAGTTCGAAACCCGAAGCGATCGCCGAGCGCATCCGCGCTGCGATCCTCGAGCATCGGTTAGCGCCTGGCGCCAAGCTGACAGAAGCACAGTTGTGCGAAGTATTTGGCGTGAAGCGCGGCCCGATCCGGCAGGCGCTCACCCAACTGGCAACAGACCACCTCGTCGATCTCGAGCCGAATCGTGGTGCGTTTGTCGCCAGTCCGTCGTTGCAAGAAGTGCATGAAGTGTTCGAAATGCGCAGGATTATCGAACTGGCTGTGGTTGAAAAGATTTGCGGCGGTCATGGCATGCGCCGTTTGAAGAGCATCGGTAGCATGATTGGCCGCGAACGCAAAGCGTTCGAAACACGTGATTTTCCGGCGTGGATTCGCCTGTCGGGTGAGTTCCATACCGAGTTGGCCGGGCTCACCGGCAACGCCGTGCTGTGCGACTGCCTGAACGGACTGGTGGCGCGCTCCACGCTGATTTCGGCACTGTACGAGTCACTCGGACGCAGCCCTTGCTCGTTCGAAGACCACGAAGCGATTCTCGCCGCGCTCGACGCCGGCGATGCAAAAGAGGCGGCGGCCCTGATGTCGCGCCATTTGCAAAGCGTCGAGTTGAAGATGCTGGAGCGCCCCGCACGTGGCGCGGCCGATCTGCATGAAGTGTTTGGCGCACTCAATGGCGCACCGAAGGAAGCAGCTAAACCCAAGTCCGCGCCTGGCTAAGGCAGGCGGCCGGTGCGCGCTGGTTGCCGGTGCGCGCCGCACTGAATTGAACTGAACTGAACCGAATCAAGCGTTGCAAGTCGGCTCGACGTGAGCGCTGCCGGCTTGCGCACGCATGGCCGTCACCGGATGACAGCCTTGGAGTAGTAACGCACCGCCCGCGGTCCGCGGCTGCCAGCGGTGCGATAACCACAAGTACATCAAGTACGGAGACACCCGCGGCGCGGTCAATCAGCCGGTTCGAACCTCCTGTTCCCAGATCGAGGAGAAGAGGGCGACTGGCATGGCCGATGCCAAGTCCTTCGATTCGCAATCGAGGGTCCCTATCCCAAGGAGGAGTCATGGCTCAGTTCAGTGCAGCACCCGGCAGTCCCGCAGTTTCCACCTATGGAGACGGCGTCGTGTCCAGCGAACCGTCGATACCCGCAGGCTACAGCGAGAGGCTGTACAACGAAGACCTGGCGCCGCTGCGCCATCAAACCTGGGGCGCTTACAACATATTCGCGTTCTGGATGTCGGATGTGCACAGCGTCGGTGGCTATGTGTTCGCGGGCAGTCTGTTCGCGCTTGGGCTGACGAGCTGGCAGGTGCTGATCGCGCTGCTGGTTGGCATTACCCTTGTCAACGCGCTGTGCAACCTGATTGCGAAGCCGAGTCAGGCGAACGGCGTACCTTATCCAGTGGCCTGCCGCGCGACGTTCGGCGTGCTCGGTGCGAATATCCCAGCCGTGATTCGCGGCTTGATCGCGGTGGCATGGTACGGAATCCAAACCTATCTGGCCTCGAGCGCGCTGGTGATCGTGGTGCTGAAGTTCGTCCCGCAACTGTTGCCATACGCGGACGTTCATCACCATGGCTTCATGGGCCTCTCCACCCTTGGCTGGGCCGGTTTCATGTTGCTGTGGGTGCTGCAGGCGCTGGTGTTCTGGCACGGCATGGAGACCATCAAGAAGTTCATCGACTTCGCCGGTCCGGCGGTCTACGTGGTGATGTTTATTCTCGCGGGCTACATGGTGTATCGCGCAGGATGGCGAAACATCGGCATCAACCTGGGCGGCGTTAAATATCACGGCATGGAAGTGGTGCCGGTGATGATCACGGCAATCTCGCTGGTGGTGTCGTACTTCTCCGGGCCGATGCTGAATTTCGGCGACTTTTCGCGCTACGCCAAGAGCTTTCGCAGCGTGAAGCGCGGCAACTTCTGGGGTCTGCCGGTCAACTTCCTCGCCTTCTCGCTGGTGACGGTGGTCACGACCGCAGCCACGCTGCCGGTGTTCGGCCAATTGATCACGGACCCGGTCGAAACGGTGGGCCGTATCGACTATCCGACCGCGGTGATTCTCGGTGCATTGACCTTCACGATTGCCACGATCGGCATCAACATCGTCGCGAATTTCGTGTCGCCGGCTTTCGATTTCTCGAACGTCGCGCCGCGTCTGATCAGCTGGCGCGCGGGCGGCATGCTCGCAGCGGTGGCGTCGATCTTCATCACGCCGTGGAATCTGTTCAACAATCCGGCGGTGATTCACTACACGCTCGACGTGCTCGGCAGTTTCATTGGACCTTTGTATGGTGTCCTGATCGTTGACTACTTTCTCGTGAAGCGTCAAAAGGTCGTGCTCGACGATCTCTACTCGGTCTCCCCAGCCGGCTCGTACTGGTACACCAACGGTGTCAACTACCGCGCCGTGGCTGCATTGTTGCCGGCTGCGCTCATCGCCGTGATCTGCGTGATGGTGCCGACGCTCGACGGGCTGGCCAATTTCTCGTGGTTCATCGGGGCTGGATTGGGTGCCGTGTTCTACCGCGTGCTCGCTCGCTGAGCCAGTGCTGCAACAGGAGTCGATATGCGTATCAAACTGATCAATCCGAATACGACACAACGTATGACGGACGCGATGGGCCGCTGTGCGCGCGAAGTCGCCGCGCCCGGCACCGAAGTGATCGCGGTGAATCCCACCATGGGGCCGCCGTCGATCGAAGGCTACTACGACGAAGCACTCGCGACGCCCGGCTTGCTGGCCGAGGTCATCGCCGGCGAGCGTGAGGGTTGCGACGGGTACGTGATCGCCTGCTTCGGCGATCCGGGTTTGTACGCAGCACGCGAGTTGGCGCGTGGCCCGGTGATCGGCATCGCCGAAGCGGCAATGCATGCGGCAAGCGTGCTGGCTCCCGGATTTTCGGTGGTGACCACGCTGGCGCGCACCTGCGGCATGGCATGGCATCTCGCCGAGCGCTACGGGATGAAGCGTTTTTGCCGCAACGTGCGCGCCACCGATGTCGCCGTGCTCGATCTGGATAAGCCGGGCTCGGCGGCGCGCCGCATCATCCTCGATGAATGCCGGCGCGCGCTGGAGGAGGACGGGTCGGACGCCATCGTGCTCGGTTGCGCCGGCATGGCCGAGTTGTGCGCGGAGATTGAAGATGCGCTGGGCGCACCGGTGATCGAGGGCGTGACGGCGGCGCTCAAATGGACTGAGGCGCTGGTTGCGTTGCGGCTATCGACAGCCAAGCGGGGCGACTATGCGCGGCCACTGGCCAAACGTTACGACGGCGCGTTGGAAGCTTTCAGTCCGGTTGATGCGGACCCAAATCCACAGCCGCCGCGCGATTCGGCCGTCAGTGCCGCGGAAAGCGTAAATTCGACCGGTTTACTGCGGGTAAACACCACGGAAAGCCCGGTGGAACGGGCTCCGCACATACTTCCTGTCTGACACGCACTATCTGCCCGGGTGTATGGGCGCACCCGGGTGTTTTCGCTACACTGGTCCCACTCGGCGCTGGTGCCCGAATGCTATTTTTTCGCTGCTTCTGGTGCCGCTTTTTAAGGGCTGTTTCTGCCCGCGCCGGTGTGAGGAACAAGCAAAACGCGCACAAACGCCACGCAAACCCCACGTGCCTGTCACGTGAGTTCCACGCGAATTTTACGTACTGTCACCACGCTTTCGTCAAACCATGCCACTCGACTCGAACTATCCACGCGATCTGATCGGCTACGGCCGCCACCCGGTGCAGGCGAACTGGCCGGGTCGAGCGCGCGTCGCGGTGCAATTCGTCCTGAACTACGAAGAAGGCGGAGAAAACTGCGTGCTGCACGGCGATCCGGGCTCGGAGCAGTTTCTGTCGGAAATCGTTGGCGCGGCGTCTTATCCGGCGCGTCACATGAGCATGGAGTCGATCTACGAATACGGCTCGCGGGCAGGCGTGTGGCGCATTCTGCGCGAATTCGAAAAACGCGATCTGCCGCTCACGGTGTTCGGTGTGGGCATGGCGCTCGAACGGCATCCTGACCTGGGGCGCGCCTTCGTCGAACTCGGTCATGAGATCGCCTGTCACGGCTATCGCTGGATTCACTACCAGGACGTGTCGCCGGAGAAAGAGGCGGAGCACATGCGCCTTGGCATGGAAGCGATCGAGCGCATCACCGGCGAGCGGCCGCTCGGCTGGTACACCGGCCGCGATAGCCCCAATACGCATCGTCTGGTTGCCGAATACGGCGGCTTCCTGTACGACTCGGATTACTACGGCGACGACCTGCCGTTCTGGATGGATGTCGAAGTGACGGGCGGCGCAAAGAGCCCGCAACTGATTCTGCCGTACACGCTCGACACCAACGATATGCGCTTTGCAAGCCCGCAAGGCTTTAATACCGCGGACCATTTCTTCACGTACCTGCGCGACGCATTCGACGTGCTCTACGAAGAAGGCGACGAAGCACCGAAGATGCTGTCGATCGGCATGCACTGCCGTCTGCTCGGCCGCCCGGGGCGCTTCCGCGCGCTGCAACGTTTTCTCGATCATATCGAACAGCACGATCGCGTGTGGGTGACGCGTCGCGTCGATATCGCGCGTCACTGGCGCGAACATCACCCTTACCAACAAGACAACCGCGGGGCTGCGGCATGAAGGCGATGCAATACACTCTGGACCAACTCAACAGCACCTCGACTGACGCGTTCGTCGCGGCGCTGTCGGGCATTTTCGAGCACTCGCCGTGGGTCGCGGAAATTGCCGCGAAACAACGGCCATTTGCCAGCATCGACGAACTGCATAGCAAGATGTCGAACATCGTCGAGACGGCTGGCGAAGAGAAGCAACTGGCGTTGATCAACGCCCACCCTGAGCTCGCCGGCAAGGCTGCGGTGCGCGGTGAGCTGACGGCCGAATCGACGCGTGAGCAGAGCGGCGCGGGCCTCGCCCAGTGCACGCAGGAAGAATTCGACAGGCTGCTGGCGTTGAACAGCGCCTATCGCGAGAAGTTCGGCTTTCCGTTCATCCTCGCGGTGCGTGGTTACGACCGCCACGGCATCATCGCGAACTTCGAAGCGCGCGTGAACAACAGCCGCGCCGACGAGTTGCGCGCCAGCCTCGATCAGATCTACCGCATCGCACGTTTCCGGCTCGACGACCTGATCGACGCGTAAGCTTAATTACGCGTCGCGGACTTCGAACGGCAACGTTTTTTCAGCACTAACAAACATTAAGGAAGACAAAGATGGCACTCCCGATTCTCGACCCCAACGCACCGGACTTCACGCGTCGCTATGTGAACCTGGCGGACCCGCGTCTGGGCGCGCAGGCGCTCGAGGCCAGCGACGATTTCTTCGCACCGAAGGAACGTATGCTGAATCCGGAGCCGGCCGTCTTCATTCCGGGCAAGTACGACGACAACGGCAAGTGGATGGACGGCTGGGAAACGCGCCGCAAGCGCGCCAACGGCTACGACTGGTGCGTTGTGAAGCTCGCACGTCCGGGCGTGATCAAGGGTCTCGACCTCGACACCAGCCACTTCACGGGCAATTTCCCGCCGGCGGCTTCGGTTGAAGCTGCGCGCGTCGTGGACGGCGTGCCGAACCAGTCGACGCAATGGACCGAAATCGTCCCGTCGACCACGCTGCAAGGCAATAGCCACCACTATCATGAAGTCAGCGACGCGAACGCTTACACGCACCTGCGCGTGAACATTTACCCGGACGGCGGTATTGCGCGTCTGCGTGTGTATGGCCAGCCGCAAGTCGACTGGGCCGGCGCAAGCCGCACCGAGCAGTTCGATCTGGCCGCGATGGAAAACGGCGCGTATCTGGTCGCGGCGAACAACCAGCACTTCGGCGCAGCGTCGACGATTCTGATGCCGGGCCGTGGCGTGAACATGGGCGACGGCTGGGAAACGCGCCGCCGCCGTGAACCGGGCAACGACTGGGCGATCGTCGCGCTGGCGCAACCGGGCGTGATCAGGAAGATCGAAGTCGATACGGCCCACTTCAAGGGCAACTATCCGGACCGTTGCTCGATCCAGGCGGCATACGTGACGGGCGGCACGGACAGCTCGCTGATCACGCAAGCGATGTTCTGGCCGGTGCTGCTGGGCGAACAGAAACTGAAGATGGACAACCAGCACTATTTCGAAAGTGAAATCGCTGCATTGGGTCCGGTCACGCACGTGCGCTTCAACATCATTCCGGACGGCGGCGTTTCGCGTCTGCGTCTGTGGGGCACGCTCGCATCATGAAAACGCTGCTTATCGAACCGTTGACGAAGGAAGCGTTCGCCGCATTCGGCGACGTGGTCGAACTCGAAGGTGCGAAGCAGATCCCGATCAACCTCGGGACTACAATCCGCTTTCACGATCTCGCGAATGTGGACGTGACCGACGAGAACGGCCGGACGCTGGTGAACCTGTTTCGCGGTCAGCCGCGCACGTTGCCGTTCGAAGTGAAGATGCTCGAACGGCATCCGCTGGGCAGCCAGGCCTTCGTGCCGCTGAACGACAAACCGTATCTGGTGGTCGTGGCGCCGGCGGGCGACCTGGATCCGAAGCAGATTCGTGCGTTCGTGACGAGCGGCTGGCAAGGCGTGAACTATGCGAAGGGTGTCTGGCACCATCCGCTGATCGCCTTGGGCGGCGTGAGCGACTTTATCGTCGTCGATCGTGGTGGCGACGGATTGAACCTGAACGAGCAGGATCTGGCCGAGTCGCTCTGGCTCACTGAAGATGCGTTGAGCGCGGTGAGCGTTTGAGGCCACCGTTGCTTTAGTAGCAGATTGAGCAGGTTGGTTGTAAAGAAGCCCACAGTGCATGCTGTGGGCTTTTTCCATTTGCGGACCACCACGCCGCGGGGCGCAATCTCGCTGGTCAGTTGCGCTTGCCGAGAAGCGGTGAACGCCCGATGACTTCACGCGCATGTTCAGCCGGCTCCGGTGCGGAAAATCCCGCCGCTTCGATTGCCGGTTTGAGTCCTTTGAACTGCAAGCTCTTCTTCGGCGATCGCAACGCCGCCATACCGTCGTCCCACGCATGCAGCATCTGCTTGGCGACGTTGCGCCACTGCGGCTCGTTGCGTGCCGCTTCAATCAACTCGTGACCGACGGCGACCGCCGAATCGCATAACGCTTCGACCATCTGCGCGTATTGCCGCGGTGCGATCCCCATGCGCGTGTTGAAAAATCGTTCGAGCGTTTTGCCGGCCGCCCAGGTTTTACGTCCGTCGATCGGCAGGCCCGGCGGATTGGCCGCAAAACGCGGATAAGCCTGCGTCGTGACGATGTCGTAGACGGGCGTAAACGCGACGTCGTCCACGGACGTGTAAAACAGCGCGACATTCTTCGTATGGCAGTCCGCGTTGCGCACGACGTAGTTCGTCAGCAAGTGCCAGCCGAGATGCTCGAGTTGCTGCCGCATGCTGTCGCGATCGAGCAGGTAGGCGCGTGCGGCATTGAGCATCTTTTCGCTAGTCGAATTGTATTTTTCGTGAGGCGGCAGGCCCAATAGGCCGCACATGTCTTCCACGCCGTACGCGGGCAGTCCATGCGCATCCACGTCGAAACGCTCGACGATCAACGCACGCCCATCGTCCGACATCTGCGTGCGCGCGACCGGCGCTACGCCGAGCCGTTCGAGCACGCGCATCGAGTAGAACTCGTTGAAGCCGAGAAACGGTGTGTTGTCGTCGGAGCCTTTAACGATGTGGCGGCTCGTTCGGATTGTTGGTTTGCCGAGCGGCATCGACGCGAACGCGCCGGAAGCTTTCGCCTGCGGCGCGATGAACTTCGGCACGGCGCCCGAGATGGCCGCGCGCGCATATTCGCGCACCAGTGAAGCAAAATGTTCGGCCGTGTTGTCACCATGCAGGATGTCCTGCACGTCTAGCGCTTGCAGTTCGGTGCCCGGCGCGACGCCTTCGGGTGTCACGGTGACGCGGCCAATCCCCATGGCGCCGACTACGGCAAGCAGCGACAGATCGGTGCCGTCGAGCAACGGGCCGAATTGCTCGCGGATCAGATTGAGCAGGTAGCCTTCCGGCAGGTTTTGCCGAAAAAACGGATGCAGGTCGCGTGGCCAGCGCCAGGCTTCTTCGCGTACCGGCATGGTGAGACTGACGAAGTCAGCCGCCGTCGCGTCACGGTTGTATTTGAGGGCGTAGTCGTCGCGCTCGCGAAACAGCGTAGCGACGT comes from Burkholderia sp. GAS332 and encodes:
- a CDS encoding 2-oxo-4-hydroxy-4-carboxy-5-ureidoimidazoline decarboxylase; translation: MKAMQYTLDQLNSTSTDAFVAALSGIFEHSPWVAEIAAKQRPFASIDELHSKMSNIVETAGEEKQLALINAHPELAGKAAVRGELTAESTREQSGAGLAQCTQEEFDRLLALNSAYREKFGFPFILAVRGYDRHGIIANFEARVNNSRADELRASLDQIYRIARFRLDDLIDA
- a CDS encoding allantoicase, which codes for MALPILDPNAPDFTRRYVNLADPRLGAQALEASDDFFAPKERMLNPEPAVFIPGKYDDNGKWMDGWETRRKRANGYDWCVVKLARPGVIKGLDLDTSHFTGNFPPAASVEAARVVDGVPNQSTQWTEIVPSTTLQGNSHHYHEVSDANAYTHLRVNIYPDGGIARLRVYGQPQVDWAGASRTEQFDLAAMENGAYLVAANNQHFGAASTILMPGRGVNMGDGWETRRRREPGNDWAIVALAQPGVIRKIEVDTAHFKGNYPDRCSIQAAYVTGGTDSSLITQAMFWPVLLGEQKLKMDNQHYFESEIAALGPVTHVRFNIIPDGGVSRLRLWGTLAS
- a CDS encoding ureidoglycolate lyase gives rise to the protein MKTLLIEPLTKEAFAAFGDVVELEGAKQIPINLGTTIRFHDLANVDVTDENGRTLVNLFRGQPRTLPFEVKMLERHPLGSQAFVPLNDKPYLVVVAPAGDLDPKQIRAFVTSGWQGVNYAKGVWHHPLIALGGVSDFIVVDRGGDGLNLNEQDLAESLWLTEDALSAVSV
- a CDS encoding serine/threonine-protein kinase HipA — encoded protein: MRLDVQVLGKHVATLFRERDDYALKYNRDATAADFVSLTMPVREEAWRWPRDLHPFFRQNLPEGYLLNLIREQFGPLLDGTDLSLLAVVGAMGIGRVTVTPEGVAPGTELQALDVQDILHGDNTAEHFASLVREYARAAISGAVPKFIAPQAKASGAFASMPLGKPTIRTSRHIVKGSDDNTPFLGFNEFYSMRVLERLGVAPVARTQMSDDGRALIVERFDVDAHGLPAYGVEDMCGLLGLPPHEKYNSTSEKMLNAARAYLLDRDSMRQQLEHLGWHLLTNYVVRNADCHTKNVALFYTSVDDVAFTPVYDIVTTQAYPRFAANPPGLPIDGRKTWAAGKTLERFFNTRMGIAPRQYAQMVEALCDSAVAVGHELIEAARNEPQWRNVAKQMLHAWDDGMAALRSPKKSLQFKGLKPAIEAAGFSAPEPAEHAREVIGRSPLLGKRN